A region of Catenibacterium mitsuokai DNA encodes the following proteins:
- a CDS encoding helix-turn-helix domain-containing protein, with the protein MAKSNKNLHLTLSERQIIQRGIENGSTKTSIAATLGKDKSTIGKEIKAHRKHSHICSFDPACANKDRCKHHHVCKNCADLVVFKCKRRDRSPGACNGCPKYQHCRFDKFTYSADIANKEYMADLINSREGINMTYSELKALADIIVPLIKKGQSPYQIITSHPELNISEKTLYNYIESGVFRQFGLLDIDLRVKTRRISKKDSVKYKKREDRKFLIGHTYDDFISYTDDNDNVSIVEMDTVYNGQSGPFMQTFKFLSYSFMFIIYHEEKTAKVMVEGVDLLESILGKELFLKEVEVIKTDRGSEFSDAEGLEKDNDGSMRTHVFYCDPMASRQKGSLENYHKEIRYICPKGTNLQALGLDSQEKANLIVSHINSQPKEYLKGKSPLEMMEFLNPDLYKRFIEFGIKKIENDDIILKPYLLKEDN; encoded by the coding sequence ATGGCTAAATCAAATAAGAATCTGCATCTTACTCTTTCAGAAAGACAAATCATTCAGAGAGGGATAGAAAATGGTTCTACCAAGACTTCTATCGCTGCAACTCTTGGAAAGGATAAATCAACTATAGGCAAAGAAATCAAGGCACATAGAAAACATTCACATATTTGCAGCTTTGATCCTGCGTGCGCCAACAAGGACAGATGCAAGCATCACCATGTATGCAAGAACTGTGCTGACTTAGTAGTTTTTAAATGTAAGCGAAGAGACAGATCTCCTGGCGCCTGCAATGGCTGTCCTAAATACCAGCACTGCAGATTTGATAAGTTCACATATTCTGCAGATATCGCCAATAAGGAATATATGGCTGACCTCATTAACTCAAGAGAAGGAATAAATATGACATATAGCGAGCTTAAGGCTTTAGCTGATATCATTGTCCCTCTTATCAAGAAAGGTCAATCACCATATCAGATCATTACTTCTCATCCTGAATTGAATATTTCTGAAAAGACATTATACAACTACATAGAATCTGGCGTATTTAGACAGTTCGGTCTGCTTGATATTGATCTAAGAGTCAAGACAAGAAGAATATCAAAGAAGGATTCTGTCAAATATAAAAAAAGAGAAGACAGAAAGTTCCTGATAGGCCACACCTATGATGATTTCATCTCATATACTGACGATAATGACAACGTTAGTATCGTCGAGATGGATACCGTCTACAATGGACAAAGCGGTCCGTTCATGCAGACTTTTAAGTTCCTGTCTTACTCTTTCATGTTTATTATATACCATGAAGAGAAGACTGCAAAGGTTATGGTTGAAGGTGTAGACCTTCTTGAATCGATATTAGGAAAAGAACTGTTCCTGAAAGAAGTAGAAGTAATCAAGACGGATAGAGGTTCTGAATTTTCGGATGCAGAAGGACTGGAAAAAGATAATGATGGCAGCATGCGAACTCATGTCTTTTACTGTGATCCTATGGCATCACGCCAGAAAGGAAGTCTTGAAAACTACCACAAGGAGATACGTTACATATGCCCTAAAGGGACAAATCTCCAAGCGCTTGGTCTAGATTCACAGGAGAAGGCTAATCTCATAGTATCCCACATCAATTCCCAGCCAAAGGAGTACCTGAAGGGAAAATCTCCGCTGGAGATGATGGAGTTCCTTAATCCAGATTTATACAAGAGATTCATAGAATTTGGAATCAAGAAAATAGAAAATGATGATATTATTTTAAAACCATATTTATTAAAAGAAGATAACTAA
- a CDS encoding putative ABC transporter permease, whose protein sequence is MLDAFANNWTILVISFFIYSFCGWIWESLICPIATGHKIHNSGFLTGPCIPIYGSGAIVVCALFPISKDWSLIFIEGAIVACFIEYLTSYFMEKMFHARWWDYSQMRFNLNGRICLEGFFIFGFFSVTAVKNVQPYLTHMLIQYDYIPMVIASTVCITLFTSDFITTLVEATHLAKKLETVSQDLKKFADELELDIHNEITTDDIFKIARQLKDSHREHLIKKYSHRRLVKAFPDILNKYHTKTQK, encoded by the coding sequence ATGTTAGATGCATTTGCGAATAACTGGACAATACTTGTTATTTCCTTCTTTATCTATAGTTTCTGTGGGTGGATCTGGGAATCACTTATCTGCCCTATCGCCACAGGTCATAAGATACATAACAGTGGTTTCTTAACCGGACCTTGCATTCCTATTTATGGATCAGGTGCGATTGTTGTATGTGCTTTATTTCCTATCTCTAAAGATTGGTCTCTTATTTTTATAGAAGGAGCTATTGTCGCATGCTTTATTGAATATCTCACATCTTATTTCATGGAAAAGATGTTTCATGCAAGATGGTGGGATTATTCTCAAATGAGATTTAATTTAAATGGTCGTATCTGTTTAGAAGGCTTCTTTATCTTTGGTTTCTTCTCTGTGACTGCCGTAAAGAATGTACAGCCATATCTAACTCATATGCTTATACAATATGATTATATTCCAATGGTTATTGCTTCTACTGTTTGTATCACACTATTCACAAGCGACTTCATTACTACACTTGTTGAAGCCACTCATCTTGCGAAAAAGCTTGAGACAGTCTCTCAGGATCTTAAGAAGTTTGCCGATGAATTAGAACTAGATATTCATAATGAAATTACAACAGATGATATCTTTAAGATTGCACGTCAATTAAAGGATAGTCACCGTGAACATCTTATTAAGAAATATTCACATCGTCGTTTAGTCAAGGCATTCCCTGATATCTTAAACAAATACCACACAAAAACTCAGAAATAA
- a CDS encoding aldose epimerase family protein, with protein MVEIKKELDDSIVVIGLENKDFYVEVTNFGCTLLKAVVKDKEENPCDCVLGFPEVSDYQKRDGTYLGALVGRVCNRIEKGTFTLNGKTYNVPINNGPNSLHGGIEGFSYKVFDYEFIDDGVKFHYVSKDGEEGYPGTLDFYAYYTIEGTSLHMRYEATSDQDTIINITNHSYFNLNGHASSVHNHVLKLNADEVGCVDGDGLYTGELLDVTNTPFDFRSEKVIGDCIKDNHPQLITARGYDHPFVFNTDKNQAELYSPETGIKLTVSTTYPSAQVYSANYLDGQLDKYGYTMHPQDALCIETSYLPDSIHKEENPKVILKANKKFKEETVYTFEVTK; from the coding sequence ATGGTAGAAATTAAGAAAGAATTAGATGACAGTATTGTTGTCATCGGCTTAGAAAACAAAGACTTCTATGTAGAAGTCACAAACTTTGGCTGCACACTACTTAAAGCTGTAGTGAAGGACAAAGAAGAAAATCCATGTGATTGTGTATTAGGTTTCCCTGAAGTATCAGATTACCAGAAGAGAGATGGTACATATCTTGGTGCTTTGGTAGGACGAGTATGCAACCGTATTGAGAAGGGAACCTTCACATTAAATGGGAAGACTTATAATGTTCCTATTAATAATGGTCCTAACTCATTGCATGGTGGTATTGAAGGATTCTCTTACAAGGTATTTGATTATGAATTTATTGATGATGGTGTCAAGTTCCACTATGTATCTAAAGATGGTGAAGAAGGCTATCCAGGTACATTAGATTTCTATGCTTATTATACAATCGAAGGAACATCACTTCATATGCGCTATGAAGCAACAAGTGATCAGGATACAATCATCAATATCACAAACCATTCATATTTCAACTTAAATGGACATGCATCAAGTGTTCATAATCATGTATTAAAACTTAATGCTGATGAAGTAGGCTGCGTTGATGGTGATGGATTATATACAGGTGAATTATTAGATGTCACAAATACTCCATTTGACTTTAGAAGTGAAAAAGTGATTGGAGACTGTATCAAAGACAATCATCCACAGTTAATCACAGCGCGTGGTTATGATCATCCATTTGTATTTAATACAGATAAGAATCAGGCAGAACTTTATTCTCCAGAAACTGGTATTAAATTAACTGTATCTACTACATATCCATCAGCACAGGTATATAGTGCAAACTATTTAGATGGACAGTTAGATAAATATGGTTACACTATGCATCCACAAGATGCATTATGTATTGAAACAAGCTATTTACCAGACAGTATTCATAAAGAAGAAAACCCAAAGGTCATTTTAAAGGCAAATAAAAAATTTAAAGAAGAAACAGTATATACATTCGAGGTAACAAAATGA
- the galT gene encoding UDP-glucose--hexose-1-phosphate uridylyltransferase, with protein sequence MNHQINRLLNFALQKGMIGTDDLYYAANLILDLLQLDEFQLEEIDEKLETAQDIIDHILDYAVEKGMISDSVTEKDLFDTRLMNCLMPRPSEVVNKFNTLYNESPEKATDYFYDLSISSNYIRKSRIDKNIKFNHYVKYGDIQITINLSKPEKDPKAIAAAKNIKSTNYPLCLLCKENVGFAGNMKHPARQNHRIIPLDLADHRYYLQYSPYVYYNEHCIVFNEKHQPMKIDHNTFEHLFAFVDKFPHYMLGSNADLPIVGGSILTHDHYQGGRHHFPMEDAKVIKSYEHDQVQVDMLYWPLSTLRLTSTSKEKIIALADVILEKWIDYSDESLDIIAYTDGVRHNTVTPIARMKDGKYQLDLVLRNNRTTEEYPLGIFHPHAQHHHIKKENIGLIEVMGLAVLPARLKNELEDIKQCLLGNADFDSNESLQKHADWYKYLKSCDYEDVDEFLEVEVTKKFVAVLEDAGVYKMTDEGIEGFSRFVEGLW encoded by the coding sequence ATGAACCATCAGATCAACAGATTACTCAACTTTGCATTACAAAAAGGCATGATTGGTACAGATGATTTGTACTATGCCGCAAATTTAATTCTAGATTTACTTCAGTTAGATGAATTCCAATTAGAAGAAATCGATGAAAAATTAGAAACAGCACAGGATATCATTGATCATATTCTTGACTATGCAGTAGAAAAAGGTATGATTTCAGATTCTGTGACTGAAAAAGATTTATTTGATACAAGACTTATGAACTGCCTCATGCCTCGTCCTAGTGAAGTAGTAAATAAGTTCAACACTCTTTATAATGAATCTCCAGAAAAAGCAACAGACTACTTCTATGATTTAAGTATTAGTAGTAACTATATTCGTAAATCACGTATTGATAAGAATATCAAGTTTAACCATTATGTTAAATATGGTGATATTCAGATTACTATCAACCTTTCTAAACCAGAAAAGGATCCTAAAGCGATTGCAGCTGCAAAGAATATCAAATCTACAAACTATCCTCTTTGCTTATTATGTAAAGAAAACGTTGGATTTGCAGGTAATATGAAGCATCCTGCTAGACAGAATCATCGTATTATCCCATTAGACCTTGCAGATCATCGCTATTACCTACAGTATTCACCTTATGTTTACTACAATGAACACTGTATCGTATTTAATGAAAAACATCAGCCAATGAAAATTGACCACAATACATTCGAGCATCTATTCGCATTTGTAGATAAGTTCCCTCATTATATGCTGGGAAGTAACGCTGATCTACCAATTGTAGGTGGTTCTATCCTTACCCATGATCACTACCAAGGCGGTCGTCATCATTTTCCTATGGAAGATGCGAAAGTAATCAAGAGTTATGAACATGACCAGGTACAGGTAGATATGTTGTATTGGCCATTGTCAACTCTAAGACTTACCTCTACTTCCAAAGAAAAAATCATTGCTTTGGCTGATGTTATTCTTGAAAAATGGATTGATTATAGTGATGAATCACTAGATATCATTGCATATACAGATGGTGTAAGACATAACACAGTAACACCAATTGCACGTATGAAGGATGGAAAGTATCAGTTAGATCTAGTACTTAGAAATAACCGTACGACTGAAGAATATCCATTAGGAATCTTCCACCCTCATGCACAGCATCACCACATTAAGAAGGAAAACATCGGCTTAATTGAAGTAATGGGCTTAGCTGTTCTTCCTGCAAGATTAAAGAATGAATTAGAAGATATCAAACAGTGTCTATTAGGAAATGCGGATTTTGATTCAAATGAGTCATTACAGAAGCATGCAGACTGGTACAAATATCTTAAGAGTTGTGACTACGAGGATGTTGATGAATTCCTAGAAGTAGAAGTCACTAAGAAGTTTGTAGCGGTATTAGAAGATGCTGGTGTATATAAAATGACTGATGAAGGAATTGAAGGATTCAGTCGCTTCGTGGAGGGCTTATGGTAG
- a CDS encoding glycoside hydrolase family 35 protein translates to MDRIQIKEDFIIDGQKTKIISGAVHYFRIVPEYWEDTLLDLKDMGCNAVETYIPWNLHEPYKGKFDFDGQKDVCAFLELAKKLGLYVIIRPSPYICSEWELGGLPAWLLKDSDIRLRTNDSVYMKHLEEYYAVLLPMIAKYQINREGTIILAQLENEYGSYNQDKDYLKALLKMMREYGIEVPIFTADGTWEEALEAGSLFEEDVFPTGNFGSNAKENIAVLKEFMKKHQIVAPIMCMEFWDGWFNRWNMEIVKRDPEELVQSAKEMIDLGSINFYMFHGGTNFGWMNGCSARKEHDLPQITSYDYDAILTEYGAKTEKYHLLRKMITGKQDILPDRRKTASYGRVSLNRSVSLFNTLSSLSRVIESPWPESFEKLDYYYGYVLYEHDFESYKDDVTMRIIDARDRAQIYLDKEYVATQYQEEIGDPVTLHTKKDCKHSLGILLENMGRVNYGSKLQADTQRKGIRNGVMLDIHFTKNWKQYCIDFTKVNQIEWDNANIGGPTFNEYVFDIQDTPKETFIDLSAFGKGIVIVNGFNLGRFYNSGPTLSLYIPGPLLKKGNNQIVIFETEGIVSDSINLVDKPIFKKDMNNNS, encoded by the coding sequence TTGGATAGAATACAAATCAAAGAAGATTTTATTATAGACGGGCAGAAAACCAAAATTATTTCTGGAGCAGTTCATTACTTTAGAATTGTTCCAGAATATTGGGAAGATACTTTATTAGATTTAAAAGACATGGGATGTAATGCTGTTGAAACTTATATCCCATGGAATTTGCATGAGCCATATAAAGGAAAATTTGATTTTGATGGTCAAAAAGATGTATGTGCCTTTTTGGAACTTGCAAAGAAGTTAGGATTATATGTTATCATAAGACCTTCACCTTATATTTGTTCAGAGTGGGAATTAGGTGGTTTACCAGCTTGGCTTCTAAAGGATTCAGATATTCGTTTAAGAACTAATGATAGTGTTTATATGAAGCACTTAGAAGAATATTATGCTGTATTATTACCTATGATTGCTAAATATCAAATTAATAGAGAAGGGACTATTATTTTAGCACAGCTAGAAAATGAATATGGATCTTATAATCAAGATAAAGACTATTTAAAAGCATTACTCAAAATGATGCGTGAATATGGCATTGAGGTGCCGATATTTACAGCAGATGGGACTTGGGAAGAAGCATTAGAGGCAGGCAGCCTTTTTGAAGAAGATGTTTTTCCGACAGGAAATTTCGGATCTAATGCAAAAGAAAATATCGCAGTATTAAAAGAATTTATGAAAAAGCATCAGATTGTTGCACCTATCATGTGTATGGAATTCTGGGATGGTTGGTTCAATAGATGGAATATGGAAATTGTAAAAAGAGATCCTGAAGAATTAGTGCAGAGTGCTAAAGAAATGATTGATTTAGGAAGTATCAATTTCTATATGTTCCATGGTGGTACAAACTTTGGATGGATGAATGGATGTTCAGCTAGAAAAGAACATGATTTGCCGCAGATTACATCTTATGATTATGATGCTATCTTAACAGAGTATGGTGCCAAAACAGAAAAGTATCATTTATTGAGAAAAATGATTACAGGCAAACAGGATATTTTGCCTGATAGAAGAAAAACAGCAAGTTATGGCAGGGTTTCTTTGAATAGAAGCGTCTCCCTTTTTAATACATTGTCTAGTTTAAGTAGAGTCATTGAAAGTCCATGGCCTGAAAGTTTTGAAAAACTTGATTATTATTATGGTTACGTTTTGTATGAACATGATTTTGAGTCATATAAGGATGATGTGACTATGAGAATCATTGATGCAAGAGATAGAGCACAGATTTATTTAGATAAAGAGTATGTAGCAACTCAATATCAAGAAGAAATTGGTGATCCTGTCACACTTCATACAAAAAAAGATTGCAAACATTCCTTAGGCATATTATTAGAGAATATGGGAAGAGTAAATTATGGATCTAAACTACAAGCTGATACACAAAGAAAAGGTATAAGAAATGGTGTAATGCTTGATATCCATTTTACAAAGAACTGGAAACAGTACTGTATTGATTTTACGAAGGTAAATCAAATTGAATGGGATAACGCCAATATTGGAGGTCCGACGTTCAATGAGTATGTATTTGATATTCAGGACACACCTAAAGAAACATTTATTGACCTATCTGCCTTTGGAAAAGGTATAGTTATAGTAAATGGATTTAACTTAGGAAGATTCTATAATTCGGGGCCTACTCTTTCATTGTATATTCCAGGTCCATTACTAAAAAAAGGAAATAATCAAATTGTTATTTTTGAAACAGAAGGTATTGTTTCTGATTCAATCAATCTAGTTGATAAACCAATTTTTAAAAAAGACATGAATAATAACTCCTAA
- the deoC gene encoding deoxyribose-phosphate aldolase produces the protein MNTNDILKKVDHTLLAQSATWEDIKVILDDGIKYGTASACIPAAYVKQAAEYVDGKLPICTVIGFPNGYSTTAVKVFETKDAIANGASEIDMVINIGFLKDKRYEEVEDEIRQIHEACDGKILKVIIETCLLTEEEKIKMCELVTNAGAEYIKTSTGFSTAGATFDDVKLMHDHVGEGVKVKAAGGIRSFDDAEKFIELGADRLGTSRLVKIMKNTDTGAGY, from the coding sequence ATGAATACAAATGATATTTTAAAAAAAGTAGACCACACATTATTAGCTCAGAGTGCCACTTGGGAAGACATTAAGGTAATCCTAGATGATGGAATCAAATATGGTACAGCATCTGCATGCATTCCAGCTGCTTATGTGAAACAGGCAGCAGAATATGTGGATGGTAAACTTCCTATCTGTACAGTTATTGGATTCCCAAATGGATACAGTACAACTGCAGTAAAAGTATTTGAAACAAAGGATGCTATCGCAAATGGTGCATCTGAAATTGATATGGTTATTAATATCGGATTCTTAAAAGATAAGAGATATGAAGAAGTAGAAGATGAAATCCGTCAGATTCATGAAGCGTGTGATGGTAAAATCTTAAAGGTTATTATTGAAACATGTCTTCTTACAGAAGAAGAAAAGATCAAGATGTGTGAATTAGTCACAAATGCAGGTGCAGAATACATTAAGACATCAACAGGGTTCTCAACTGCAGGCGCTACATTTGATGATGTAAAGTTAATGCATGATCATGTGGGTGAAGGAGTTAAAGTAAAAGCAGCAGGTGGTATTAGGTCATTTGATGATGCTGAAAAGTTCATCGAACTTGGTGCTGACAGACTTGGTACAAGCCGCCTAGTTAAAATCATGAAGAATACAGACACTGGTGCAGGTTACTAA
- a CDS encoding flavin reductase, translated as MEKNALFKLSYGLYVLGVNDGNKPNGCIINTAVQLTSNPYRIAVTVNKANYTHDVLMKSKNMTLSVLDITCPFDIFKRFGFQSGKEINKFDGFDMYDLKDSLPYLTQYANAYMKGHVIETLDELTHTMFIVELDDAVILNDHDSMTYDYYFKNVKPKPEKKKKGWVCKICGWVYEGDELPEDLICPICKHPASDFEPL; from the coding sequence ATGGAAAAGAATGCATTATTTAAACTCAGTTATGGTTTGTATGTATTAGGTGTAAATGATGGTAATAAGCCTAATGGCTGTATTATTAATACAGCTGTACAGCTCACAAGTAATCCTTATCGTATTGCAGTGACTGTGAATAAGGCGAATTACACTCATGATGTATTGATGAAGTCAAAGAATATGACTTTATCTGTGCTTGATATCACATGCCCTTTTGATATCTTTAAACGATTTGGTTTCCAGAGTGGTAAAGAGATTAATAAGTTTGATGGTTTTGATATGTATGATTTGAAAGACTCATTACCTTACTTAACACAATATGCAAATGCATATATGAAAGGTCATGTTATAGAAACATTGGATGAGTTAACACATACGATGTTTATTGTAGAACTTGATGATGCTGTTATCTTAAATGATCATGATTCTATGACATATGACTATTATTTCAAGAATGTGAAACCAAAACCAGAAAAGAAGAAAAAAGGATGGGTATGTAAGATTTGTGGATGGGTCTATGAAGGTGATGAATTACCTGAGGATTTGATCTGCCCAATCTGTAAACATCCGGCATCTGATTTTGAGCCACTTTAA
- a CDS encoding FprA family A-type flavoprotein yields the protein MFNVRQISDDFYYVGGNDRRLELFENVYPVPDGVSYNSYLLVDDKTVLLDTADAAIAHQFIENLEHVLDGRTLDYVVVNHMEPDHCATLCDIVIRYPNVKIVGNTMTFRMMKQFFDFDVDSRAIVVKEGDTLETGHHVLNFVTTPMVHWPEVMMTYDSTTGILFSADAFGTFGALHGNLFTSEMDLDESFWNEARRYYTNIVGKYGVQVTNALKKASTLDISMLCPLHGPIWDEDINLMVEHTASWAAYKPEVKGVMIAYGSIYGGTANAAEILASKLSEKGIHNIKVYDVSKTDPSYILSESFKYSHLVFASASYNAGLFTPMQNLLVEIKEHLLQNRTCVLIENGTWAPSAKKTMKAILEPLSWNYIGEGLTIKSRMKNADYEKIEALADVIVEDMNEEHQVKEEAPVRKWRCKICGYEYSGEELPENFICPLCKHPASDFEEITE from the coding sequence ATGTTTAATGTAAGACAAATAAGTGATGATTTTTATTATGTAGGAGGCAATGATAGACGTTTAGAACTATTTGAAAATGTTTATCCTGTTCCTGATGGTGTAAGTTATAATTCTTATTTATTAGTAGATGATAAGACTGTCTTATTAGATACTGCAGATGCAGCGATTGCTCATCAGTTCATAGAAAATTTAGAACATGTACTAGATGGTAGAACACTTGATTATGTAGTCGTCAATCATATGGAGCCTGATCATTGTGCAACACTTTGTGATATTGTAATACGTTATCCTAATGTAAAGATTGTGGGTAATACTATGACATTCCGTATGATGAAGCAGTTCTTTGATTTTGATGTAGATAGCCGTGCTATAGTTGTCAAGGAAGGCGATACTTTAGAAACTGGACATCATGTATTAAACTTCGTTACTACACCAATGGTACATTGGCCTGAAGTCATGATGACTTATGATTCTACAACTGGTATTTTATTTAGTGCGGATGCATTTGGTACTTTTGGTGCACTTCATGGCAATCTATTTACAAGTGAAATGGACCTAGATGAATCATTCTGGAATGAAGCAAGACGTTATTATACAAATATTGTTGGTAAATATGGTGTACAGGTGACTAATGCCTTAAAGAAAGCATCTACTCTCGATATCTCAATGCTTTGTCCACTGCATGGACCTATATGGGATGAAGATATTAACTTAATGGTAGAACATACTGCTTCTTGGGCTGCTTATAAACCTGAAGTAAAGGGTGTTATGATTGCTTATGGTTCTATTTATGGCGGTACTGCCAATGCAGCGGAGATTCTTGCAAGTAAGTTAAGTGAAAAAGGTATTCACAATATTAAAGTATATGATGTATCTAAGACTGATCCATCTTATATCTTATCTGAAAGTTTTAAATATTCTCATCTAGTATTCGCAAGCGCATCTTATAATGCGGGTTTATTCACACCTATGCAGAACTTATTGGTAGAAATCAAGGAACATCTTTTACAGAATCGTACATGTGTTTTAATTGAAAATGGTACATGGGCACCAAGTGCTAAGAAGACTATGAAAGCTATTCTTGAACCATTATCTTGGAATTATATCGGTGAAGGGCTCACTATTAAATCACGTATGAAAAATGCAGATTATGAAAAAATTGAAGCTCTTGCTGATGTGATTGTAGAAGATATGAATGAAGAACATCAAGTTAAGGAAGAAGCTCCTGTGCGTAAATGGCGCTGTAAGATCTGTGGTTATGAATATAGCGGAGAAGAACTTCCTGAAAACTTTATTTGTCCTCTATGTAAACATCCTGCTTCAGATTTTGAAGAAATAACTGAATAA
- a CDS encoding LacI family DNA-binding transcriptional regulator codes for MATIKDVAKAADVSIATVSRVLNEDKTLKVLPETREKILKVATELNYSLRQKDKKKVLKIGIIQCYTFEQEIRDTYFLSILQGVEKYLRKNKIASTKVRYDDLDIKKILEGVDGIVCIGKFEHGHLELFNKMTSNIVLLDMDLSPITNTCISLDFDDAMFKVVAYFHSRGHKKIGFMGRNEYDELNLQTTSRKKSFIKYCEHLGVDYEIYTTKHQMTGDEGYAVMNRVISGGNVPSALFCANDPLAMGAMQALLDVGIKVPDEVSIIGFNDVDACNFTRPTLSTVYAPSSEMGEIGASVLHNMIEGNDVFYPRRIQLPCQLVIRKSCK; via the coding sequence ATGGCTACAATTAAAGATGTTGCGAAAGCTGCGGATGTTTCAATTGCGACTGTTTCGAGAGTACTAAATGAAGATAAAACATTAAAGGTTTTGCCTGAAACGAGAGAAAAAATTTTGAAAGTTGCAACTGAATTAAATTATTCCTTAAGACAAAAAGACAAAAAGAAAGTGCTTAAGATTGGTATTATTCAATGTTATACATTTGAACAGGAAATAAGAGATACTTATTTCTTGTCTATACTGCAAGGTGTAGAAAAATATCTTAGAAAAAATAAAATAGCTTCTACTAAAGTAAGATATGATGATTTAGATATAAAAAAAATACTTGAAGGTGTTGATGGAATTGTCTGTATTGGTAAGTTTGAACATGGGCATTTAGAATTGTTTAATAAGATGACATCAAACATTGTATTGCTTGATATGGATTTATCTCCAATCACTAACACGTGCATTTCTTTAGATTTTGATGATGCAATGTTTAAAGTTGTTGCATATTTTCATTCTAGAGGTCATAAAAAGATCGGCTTTATGGGTAGAAATGAATATGATGAATTAAATTTACAAACAACATCTAGAAAAAAGAGTTTTATTAAATATTGCGAACATTTAGGTGTTGATTATGAGATTTATACAACGAAGCATCAAATGACAGGGGATGAAGGATATGCAGTAATGAATCGTGTGATTTCTGGTGGTAACGTACCTTCGGCCTTGTTCTGTGCTAATGATCCTCTTGCGATGGGAGCTATGCAGGCTCTACTTGATGTTGGTATTAAGGTTCCTGATGAAGTGTCAATTATTGGATTTAATGATGTGGATGCTTGCAATTTTACGCGTCCTACATTATCTACTGTCTATGCACCTTCAAGTGAGATGGGAGAAATTGGTGCATCGGTACTTCACAATATGATTGAAGGAAATGATGTTTTCTATCCCCGTAGAATTCAGCTTCCTTGCCAGTTGGTTATTAGAAAATCATGCAAATAA